tcaaaaaattgcatatgaaacagacattatgtatctgatacataaatgtagatgtatcagaatcattaaacttgaaataacagaaactgagacttaaacataatgtatcagaaatagtaaatctcaaatacataaatgatatgtatcagcttcgttaaaacttgaaacaacataaaatgacacttaaacatgatgtatcagaaatagaaaatctccaaaaaaatacatttgaaaaagacattatgtatctgatacataaatgtatatgtatcagaatcattaaaaattaaaacaacagaaactgacacttaaacatgatgtatcagaaatagaaaatctccaaaaaaatacatttgaaaaagacattatgtatctgatacataaatgtatatgtatcagaatcattaaaaattaaaacaacagaaactgacacttaaacatgatgtatcagaaatagaaaatctccaaaaaaatacatttgaaaaagacattatgtatctgatacataaatgtatatgtatcagaatcattaaaaattaaaacaacaaaaactgacacttaaacatgatgtatcagaaatataaaatctccaaaaaaaattctttttaaaaatacattatgaatctgatacataaatgatatgtatcagaatcattaaaaccttcacaaaattttcattctaaaacaaaaaacttaattgaacacatacctttgggagattagggcgtgttgtaaccccttcaatcttgttgtctatttctttgggtgcatgtttaactgtagctttcgacttcaatttctcacgtagcttattcatcactgttggatcgttacgatgtttggatctaacttcgtcgtaaccttcccaagacgaatcagaaccagaagaaacaagaattcgttgatttttagtggactgtttgagaccatgaacggattccattgaaggtatgagaaacaaaaacagaaagatttacagaagaaaacaaatgataaaaatttagaagatttttcaaagattttcagaagaaatcaaaatatacaaattttagaagaaatcagattgaatgaggatgaagtaaaattccatataaggaaagattgaaatataccttatttggaaccttgaaattgattagCAGTTGAAGAGTAACAAATTAACTAGAGCAAATTAGGGCAAGAATAAAGGAATAGGCGGATGTATCAGAgaggtatagagagagaaaggaaaaagagggaatttggaaattttttggtgtatatgagaataaaagtaaatatattaggggaatatgtgtaaaagggtaattttaccttaaaaaaatgacttaaaatTTGGTTAAGGGTGGAGTGAAAAAAATGGTTAGATTTAtgagaaaaaattattatacgaaaattaatttaattcgtAAATcaactaaaaaatattaaataagattaatcgataataattaattaacgagcTTCTTAATTTCATTTGTGAaggatcaaaattgggtgttaACAAATACAACTACATCTTCCATCCTTCACATTCTTGGTAAggcttaaaaatagaaaaagcaCCACAAAAATGAAGACAGTTAGCTTCCAGTTATAACAtttgctcttcttcttcttctccttcatcAACCATTTGTTACTTTCAACACGACTTTCATAAAAGAATAATGCTTCTTCCAACTCCTTAATTCTCTTCGCCAATTTTGGAATAACAAACTTGGATCATATATCAACATTTTCACGATCCCTCCAT
This Solanum dulcamara chromosome 1, daSolDulc1.2, whole genome shotgun sequence DNA region includes the following protein-coding sequences:
- the LOC129889399 gene encoding uncharacterized protein LOC129889399; the encoded protein is MESVHGLKQSTKNQRILVSSGSDSSWEGYDEVRSKHRNDPTVMNKLREKLKSKATVKHAPKEIDNKIEGVTTRPNLPKGMKYVIKKIPSHPLRFGTAYRANFLDDFESSIGGDIVVRRPWMVMLAITTIQKKLGETSLQTKEN